One genomic region from Polyangium spumosum encodes:
- a CDS encoding metal ABC transporter permease, with the protein MDALLEPLLVPFMQRAMIAGAVVGGLCAMIGVFVVQRGLSFIGDGLAHAAFGGIALGLLLGVSLERMTWVALPFTVLIALGIGYVLRRGSLRGDVATGVFSAVSFALGVLLLGLRSTDGPQVNVETVLFGSILAISPEDLLTVGVVGVVTALLLAFTWTKLAYATFDPELAALSGVKVAALDYMLLALTAVVIVVAVKTVGIALVSSFVVIPAATAKMVGRSIGRVALLAIAIGTIGSSIGLILSYHANVASGATIILTLGALFGLSLLFKKR; encoded by the coding sequence GTGGACGCGTTGCTCGAGCCCTTGCTGGTCCCCTTCATGCAGCGGGCGATGATCGCCGGCGCGGTGGTGGGGGGTCTGTGCGCGATGATCGGCGTGTTCGTGGTGCAGCGTGGCCTGTCGTTCATCGGCGACGGCCTCGCGCACGCGGCGTTCGGGGGCATCGCCCTCGGGCTCCTGCTCGGCGTGTCGCTGGAGCGGATGACCTGGGTGGCGCTGCCGTTCACGGTGCTGATCGCGCTCGGGATCGGGTACGTCCTCCGGCGCGGGAGCCTGCGCGGGGACGTGGCGACGGGCGTGTTTTCGGCCGTGTCGTTCGCGCTCGGCGTGCTGCTTCTGGGGCTCCGATCGACGGACGGGCCGCAGGTGAACGTGGAGACGGTGCTCTTCGGGAGCATCCTCGCGATATCGCCGGAGGACCTGCTCACGGTGGGCGTGGTGGGCGTGGTGACGGCGCTTCTCCTGGCGTTCACCTGGACGAAGCTCGCGTATGCGACGTTCGACCCGGAGCTCGCCGCGCTCTCGGGCGTGAAGGTGGCCGCGCTCGATTACATGCTGCTGGCGCTGACGGCGGTCGTGATCGTGGTGGCGGTGAAGACGGTGGGGATCGCGCTCGTGAGCTCGTTCGTGGTGATCCCGGCGGCGACGGCCAAGATGGTGGGCCGGAGCATCGGGCGGGTGGCGCTGCTCGCGATTGCGATCGGGACGATCGGATCGTCGATTGGATTGATTCTTTCGTACCACGCGAACGTGGCGAGCGGCGCGACGATCATCCTGACGCTGGGGGCGCTGTTCGGGCTTTCGCTGCTGTTCAAGAAGCGGTGA
- a CDS encoding metal ABC transporter ATP-binding protein encodes MTAAQAEMDGMPQGHFTLPDASLPRVLEVEDLVVDVPGRRLLDEVSFWVPKGEFVCLCGPNGAGKSTFLKAVLGLMTPTSGSIRIMGKSAQKALRDVGYVPQRKTSDMTFPARSIDLIVAAMRGSWPLRIREEERARAIEILRHVGGERLLEKEIARLSGGETQRVFLARALVNEPSLVILDEPTAGVDVKGRAEFLDLLAEISASDELAAILVTHNLAAVARCAERVVYLDAGRVSAWGLPSELLGQASLSAISAVAGGDHAAHSHHHHLPDEE; translated from the coding sequence ATGACCGCCGCGCAGGCCGAAATGGATGGGATGCCGCAGGGGCATTTCACGCTGCCCGATGCGTCGCTCCCGCGCGTGCTGGAGGTGGAGGACCTCGTCGTCGACGTGCCCGGGCGGAGGCTGCTCGACGAGGTCTCGTTCTGGGTGCCGAAGGGCGAGTTCGTGTGCCTCTGCGGGCCAAACGGCGCGGGCAAGAGCACGTTCCTGAAGGCGGTGCTCGGGCTCATGACGCCGACGAGCGGCTCGATCCGCATCATGGGCAAAAGCGCGCAAAAGGCGCTGCGCGACGTGGGGTACGTGCCGCAACGCAAGACGAGCGACATGACGTTCCCGGCGCGCTCGATCGACCTCATCGTCGCGGCCATGCGCGGGAGCTGGCCGCTGCGGATCCGCGAGGAGGAGCGGGCGCGGGCGATCGAGATCCTGCGACACGTGGGCGGAGAGAGGCTGCTCGAGAAGGAGATCGCGCGGCTCTCGGGCGGCGAGACGCAGCGGGTCTTCCTGGCGCGGGCGCTCGTGAACGAGCCCTCGCTCGTCATCCTGGACGAGCCGACGGCGGGCGTCGACGTGAAGGGGCGGGCGGAGTTCCTCGATTTGCTGGCGGAGATCTCGGCGAGCGACGAGCTCGCGGCGATCCTGGTGACGCACAACCTGGCGGCGGTGGCGCGTTGCGCCGAGCGGGTGGTGTACCTCGACGCGGGCAGGGTCTCGGCCTGGGGTTTGCCGAGCGAGCTCCTCGGCCAGGCGTCTCTCTCGGCGATATCGGCCGTGGCCGGCGGCGACCACGCGGCGCATTCACACCATCATCATTTGCCCGACGAGGAGTGA
- a CDS encoding metal ABC transporter substrate-binding protein, with product MTPKLATVLRSIVLVLVVLVAAACNRSKGGPAAASDKPRVAVSIFPLWDIARRVAGDGLDVVLVLPPGRSEHSYDPTPKEMAQVAKSKLGVSVGLGMDGWLEKIVRGAAGTDVPIVQLGPKANPRRMTAEEVGAEAAEEGEDHDEHAKHDDGREHDDGDHTPKPEPKGAAKGEHDHHGHHHAHGAEDPHFWLDPVRMKAVVPMLVEAFVKLDPKGAEGYTARGKAVEAELDKLHAGLEARAKGWTKKTIVTFHGSMGYFAERYGLQIAAVIEPFPGKEPTARYVKDVLSAMEKSKAAALFSEPQLDRRPAQVIADQAKLPLFELDPIGGSAGAETYEELLQKNAAVLDKALQ from the coding sequence ATGACGCCGAAACTCGCCACGGTCCTGCGCTCCATCGTCCTCGTGCTCGTCGTGCTCGTCGCCGCGGCCTGCAACCGCAGCAAGGGCGGGCCCGCTGCCGCCTCGGACAAACCGCGCGTCGCGGTCTCGATCTTCCCGCTCTGGGACATCGCGCGGCGCGTGGCGGGCGACGGGCTCGACGTCGTGCTCGTGCTGCCGCCGGGGAGGAGCGAGCACAGCTACGACCCGACGCCGAAGGAGATGGCGCAGGTCGCGAAGAGCAAGCTCGGCGTCTCGGTTGGCCTCGGCATGGATGGATGGCTGGAGAAGATCGTGCGCGGCGCGGCGGGCACGGACGTGCCGATCGTGCAGCTCGGCCCGAAGGCGAACCCGCGCCGCATGACGGCCGAGGAGGTCGGCGCCGAGGCCGCCGAGGAGGGCGAGGACCACGACGAGCACGCGAAGCACGACGACGGCCGCGAGCACGACGACGGCGACCACACGCCGAAGCCCGAGCCCAAGGGCGCGGCGAAGGGCGAGCACGACCACCACGGTCATCACCACGCCCACGGCGCGGAAGACCCGCATTTCTGGCTCGATCCGGTGCGCATGAAGGCGGTCGTGCCGATGCTCGTCGAGGCCTTCGTGAAGCTCGATCCGAAGGGCGCCGAGGGCTACACGGCGCGCGGCAAGGCCGTGGAGGCCGAGCTCGACAAGCTGCACGCGGGCCTCGAGGCGCGCGCGAAGGGCTGGACGAAGAAGACGATCGTCACGTTCCACGGCTCGATGGGGTATTTCGCCGAGCGTTACGGGCTCCAGATCGCGGCCGTGATCGAGCCGTTCCCCGGCAAGGAGCCCACGGCGCGTTACGTGAAGGACGTGCTCTCCGCGATGGAGAAGAGCAAGGCCGCGGCGCTGTTCTCCGAGCCGCAGCTCGATCGAAGGCCCGCGCAGGTGATCGCCGACCAGGCGAAATTGCCGCTCTTCGAGCTCGACCCGATCGGCGGCAGCGCGGGCGCCGAGACGTACGAGGAGCTCCTGCAGAAGAACGCCGCCGTCCTCGACAAGGCCCTGCAATGA